DNA from Hypanus sabinus isolate sHypSab1 chromosome 31, sHypSab1.hap1, whole genome shotgun sequence:
ACTGGAGATCACACCGTGTGCACAGGATACAACCGATGGCCCAACACACTTACAAGTTTCGCTTCTCCTTGAAGGACTCTTTGGGGCCATAAATGATAGTGATGGGGGATGCTTATGGACAGGAGTAGCACTTTTTCCACTTGCAAGGAGATGtgtcaggaggaagatcagtggagaggaacaAATGAGCAATGGCGTCGCATGGACACAGAATTTCTGGAATGCCGacgagatggcattttagagcagagCGTGGTTGACCCTAGTATGGCAgcagctattctggactgagtGTAATGCAATGACAGAACATTGATTGGAGAGCTAAAGttaaaaataccttcaggggaaagaGATTGTAATATGAACGAATTCACCCtccaatttgagaagaagaagacAGGTGTATCAGTGTTAAGGTGAAGTAAGGGAGATTGCAGGGGCATGAATGAGGGGCTTGTCAGAATTGAATTTAAAAATAACACTGCAGAGCTGATAGcacagcagcaatagctggaatttctggaacatTTCGGAAGGCACAAAATAAATGCATCTGATCAAgggagaagtattctaaaggcaggaggaCACCGCCATGGCCACCTAGGGGATTCAAAGACAACATTACAGCAGaataaaaattagaaaaaaaacagtgGGAAATTCGAGGATATGAAAATTCTTCAAAAAAGCAAGGGGAGACACTgcaaaggccaataagaaagtaaagatggaatgcagaaggaagctagccaataatagaaAAGAGCTTCTTCTGATTTATAAATAAGTTAAAAAGTGAGGCAAAGGTGAATATCGGTCCGCTGAAAAGGCATGCTGGACATTTCAGTCTTCATTGTATGCTAgaagttccagagtgtcagggTTCATGAAATCTGTGAAGTTACTTTTAATCGGGATGAAGTTCTTTAAAATACTGCAAAGTCTAAAGGTAGATAGGTCACGTATACCAGACGATGTACACCCCAGTGTCCGGAAAAGACGGGTGAATCAATTGTAGAGGTGTTAGTAATGATCTGTCAAGAGTCACTAGGTTCtcgaatggttctggaagactggaatattgcaaatgtcacacgaCTCTTAATGAAGTGAGAGAGGCAGCAAAAatgaaattttaggccagttagtctggacACAATGGTTGAGAAGCTAATGAAGACGATTGTACTGGAAATGGTTTCAGGTTACTTGGAGGCGGattataaaataggccatagttagTATGGTGTactcaagggaaaatcatgcttgacaaatctgttgtagtTCTTCaaagaaatatcaagcaggatatAAAAATAAGAACCACTTAGTGTGTAGCTAGATGTTCAGAAACACTTTAAAAGTCTGTTATACATGTGTCTGCTTTACAAGCTGCGAGAACATGGCATTATAGAAAATACTCTAACGTAGATAAAACAGTGTTTGTTTGGCTGGAGGCAATGCGTGGGATTAgggggatccttttctggttagcttctGGTAACCGGTGCTATTCAACAAGGAATGCGTTGGAACTGATtggtttaatattaaatttaaataaatagattgaAGAAAattatggctttgttgcaaagattgCTGACGAtacgaagaaaggtggaggggaaggtagtgttgagaaagatgAGAGGCCACCAAAGAGCTTATATTGACTTAGTGATTGAGCAaagacgtggcagatggaatttagtgccgGGAACCGTATTGTCACGCATTTcggtagaagaagtgaaagggttgactattttccaaatggagagcaACTGCAAGAGCATGACGAGCAAATGGAATTGGGGGTCCTTCTTcaggattcccgaaaggttaatttgcagattgagcctgtggtgaggagtCAAATGCGATTTTCTCGTAAATTTGACAGGATTAGGATTTCAAAACAAGGTTGCAATGCGGTGAATCCATAAAGCACTGTTAAGGAGTAATTTGGGATTTCTGAGCAGTTTTGATCCCGTTATCTtggaaatgatgtgctgaatcaGGAGATGGTTTAAAAGATGTCAAACAGAATGACGGGACTCTATTCAttagaattcggaagaatgagcgGTATCcaaattgaaacctttcaaatcgtGAAtgcccttgatagagtggacaaggAGCGGATGTTTCGCATGGTTGGGGATTCTATGATTGGAGGAATTAGCCTCGGAATACAAGGGAGTCAATGTAGAGTGCAGATGAGGCTGTGGGGTACCCTCCAGCGAAAAAATGgtaaatttgttttatttgttttcaaGGGCAGCGGTGGAGGCTACGTCTTGATGTATATTTGAGGCTGAGGTTGTTACATTCCTGATTGGGGGACTGTTACACTTGCAGAGATTCGATACAACTGTTCGATCGATTATTATTCACAAAACGAAAATCAAGTTATACTATTCATTCTGCGGTACctgattgtaatttattttttataactattacagttaatttaacggcgattgtgatcttgTCCCGCGGGAAATGCGGTCTGTCCAGATGCATCACtctctacctggtggccatggcggcaGCTGATCTGATGGTGGTCATCGTTGTTATTTTCTTAGAGAGGATAAATTACATCTACTTGTTTGCTAATTTCTTACTCATAACTCCGGCGTGTTCTCTGTTACTTGTACTGAGTCACGCAAGCAGGGTCTGTTCCGTTTGGTTGACGgttgctttcactttcgatcgttgtgtcgccatctgctgtgagAAGCAGCGGAACCGATATTGCACCAAGAGAACAGCGACTGTGGTGGTGGCAACCGTGAGTGCAGCGTGTTGTGCCGAGGCCATTCCATTTTACTTTGCTGTCGATCGATGGAGTTGTGTCCCCGTAGCTGAATACTACACATCACCCCTGTGGAAAGCTTACGAGATATTTGACAGCATCACAACACCGTTACTACCAATCTGTTTAATTCTGCTCTTTAATATTTCCACCGTCAAGCGGATTATAGCGACAAATAGAGTTCGCCAGGTGCTTCGGAACAGCAGCGAAAATCGTAGTGATCCAGAGTTGGCAAACCGAAGGAAGTCAATGATTCTGTTGTTCGCTCTTTCAGTAAATTTtatattactttggatgccctACGTCGTACATTCAAGGAACTGGCAAATAGAAAACTATTCCTACACAGACAGATATTTGAGCAAACCGACCTATATCCTGCAGCAATGTGGGTTTATGTTGTCTTTTCTcagcacctgcaccaacacgtgtatctatggactgacacagagaAAGTTCAGGGAGGAGCTAAAAAATGGAGTGAAGTATCTGTTTGTAGCAacgggagagatttgtaaataaaacgcaaattgatttatttattttgcaacgTCAGAACAATTAATAGGTGGAGTAGTTGATTTGAGCGACGTGCGGCCGCTATTTTGGGATCTTTCTGTATGAACGATttggaatttatttattattaccttCATGGAAGAATTATACCTGGAACATCATGAAATCGAAATCCACTATGTTTGTTTACGTGGTATCTCTATGTATGAAGCGAATTCATTTGATTACTTTCTCTAAATGCATTGTTGAAAAAATCTCCTAATGATATTAAAGCATACataatattattttttaaatcctGTATAATCCAAAATGTATTACTTTTGGCGCTGTTTTACGgtatttttttctttcagtttATTATCGCCGAGTGTCATCATACAACGGTAACGTTAACATAATAATTATAGAATTACCGAGTAGACCCACACCTCACAGCAACATGTCTGTGCCAGAATGTTCAGGAATATCGAAGTATCAAGGCTTCCATCATAATTACCGGTCACGAATGTGAGTTGATCAGATGGATTTGATGATTCGACTGAGTTGATGCTGACGAAATtcctgtgtgtctctgtgctgAGAGGCCCAGTCCAGAAACCATCATATAAATAATGCCAAGAAATCACGGCAGCGCCACTCTTGCCTCGTTAGATTGCGGAGATTCGGTCTGTCATCAAAAACATTGGCAAGCATCTgcggatgtgtggtggagagtgtggagaCTGTTTCAAATACGGACTCGTACTGGAGCACCAATGCTTTTGagcagaaaattctacaaaaaagtAGTGATGGGGTTGAGAATTGGattagtggaacacagcagaccaggcagcacctacaaggagaagcactgtcgacgtttcgagccgagacccttcgtcaggactaaccgaaaggaaagatagtaagaaatttggaagtagttgggggaggtggaaatgtgaaatgataggagaagaccggagagggtgggatgaagctgagagccgggaaggtgatgggtgaaagtgataccgagctgcagaagggaaaggatcgtgggacgggaGGTCTCGGGAGAAGGAATTGGGGGGTGGgaggtaccagagggagatggagaataggcaaacaactaaatatgtcagggatggggtaagaagggaaggaagggCAGCAACGGAaggtagagaagtcaatgttcatgccatcaggttggcggctacccagccggtatataaggtgttgttcctccaacctgagtgtggattcatcttgacagtagaggaggccatggatagacatatcagaatggtaatgggacgtggaattaaaatgtgtagctactgggagatcctgctttttctggcggcccgagcgtaggtgttcagcgaaacggtctccctgtctgcgtctggtctcaccaatatataaaaggccacaccgggagcagcgaacgcagtataccacaccagccgactcacaggtgaagtgtcgcctcacctggaaggactgcttggggccctaaatggtggtgagggtggaagtgtaagggcaggttcaGCACTTGATccctttacaaggataagtgccaggagggtgatcggtgggaagggagggggtggacaagcggacaagggagtcgcgtgggaccgatccctgtggaatgcaggaagatgggaggaaggaaagatgtgcttggtagtgggatcccgttggaggaggAGGAAGTTAGGGAgtattatacgttggacctggaggctggtggggtggtaaggacaagggaaaccctatcccgagtggggtggcaggtggatggggtgagggcgcatgtgcgggaaatgggagagatgcgtttgagagcagagttaatgatagaagaagggaagcccctttgtttaataaaggaagacatctcctacgtccgaaagaaaagcctcatcctgagagcagatgcggcggagacggaggaattgtgagaaggggatagcatttttgcaagagtcagggtgggaagaggaatagtccaggtagctctgagagtctgtaggcttaaagtagttatcagtagataagccgtctccagagatggagacagaatgatcaaggaaagagagggaggtgtcggaaatggaccacgtaaatttgagggcagggtgaaagttgaaggcaaggttaatgaagtcaacgaacttgcgtgcaggaggcagcgccaatgcagtcgtcgatgtagcgagggaaaagagggggacgtaTACTCGTATAGACTTGTAACATGGACtggtccacaaagccaacaaatagGCTGGCATAAGCGGGAACCATACGGGTGCCTATGGCTACACCCTtaatttgaagcaagtgggaggagccaaaggagaaattattgagattaAGAACTTATTCCgatagacggaggagagtggtagtagagcagatttggttaggtctggaatccaaaaagaagcgaagagcttcgataccatctcggtgggggatggaggtatatagcgactggacgtccatggtgaaaataaggcggtggggccAGGAAACAAAATCATAGaacaaattcaaagcatgagtagtgtcacgaacataggtgggaagagattgaacaagggacgataagacagtgtcaaggtatgtagaaatgagttcagtggggcgggagcaagctgagacagtaGGTCTACCTCGACAggtaggtttgtggatcttgggtaggaggtagaaacgggaagtgtaggaactatgaggttggtggcagtggatgggagatcctcagagcttataaggttggtgatggtacaggagacaatggcctggtggcCATGATCAATGGGTACCTAACAGGAGGTATCAGTGAGTtatcgctgtgcctcggccagataaaggtcagtatgccagacaacaGCAGCTCCCCCCTCTTCAGCAGGTTTTATACTGagattgggattggtgcggagggagcggagagcagagcgttcggaaggagttaggttggaattggaacaaggtGCAGTGAAGTAGTGAAGTCTAGACGGTTGATgccccgtcggcaattagcaataaatcgatccagagcaggcagaaaacCAGAGCGGgttgtccatgaagaggaggagagttgaagacgggagaagggctcatcggtggggggaggagagtccttgtcaaagctCGGAGACTTACCcgacggaagaagagttcagcgacatggcgtacgcggaactcgctgaggtctGGGCGAAGGGGGAGAAAGCTGAGGCCTTCACTGAGAACAGAGCGATCTGCCTTAGACAGTTGgcggtcggagggaatggtaaagacctggcagggatgagagatgggatcagaggtgcGAGAGAGGCTGGTAGTGTTAGTGGAGAGAGAAGGGTTTGTCTCAGAGGAGGATGGAGCCTCTGAGCGCCCAGgaactgatacctcctcttacttaccccttgatcatgaccccactaaagagcaccaggccattgtctcctattccatcaccaaccttatgagccctggggatctcccatccactgccactaaCCTCATCTTTCCCaaaccccgcacttcccgtttttacctcttacccaagatccacaaacccgcctgtccaggtagacctattgtttcAGCTTGCTCCGGCACCACTGAACTCATTtgtgcataccttgacactgttttgtccccactggttcaatctcttcccacctatgttctatGTGTCGTGTGGTGGATATTGAGTCCTCCGTAGAGCGATTTAGACGATcggcaaactgtagaggatccagcgatgaggggaggctggctgtgatatgaggattgacaagccgttcaaaacatttcatcactatggtgGTCAGGGCAACGGGTCGGTAATCATTCAGGCAGGCTACAACAGTTTCTTTTtctacagggatgattgtggaggttttgaagcatctaGGGACAATGGCTTGTCTAAGGGAGATGTCGAAAAACTTCTGTCAGGACATCAGCACATCCCTTGAGCACACGTCCAGGGATGTTGTCGGAACCTCCCGTTTTTCGTGGATTAACCCTGGCAAGGGTCCTCCGtgtttgctctgaatcaatgattggagaCGGCTGGTCAGTTGGTAAAAAGGGACtggctctcccccttgctgtAGTGTCTGATGCTTCGAAACGTGCAAAGAATTTGTTAAGCCTGTTTGGAAGAGAGGCGTCGCTGTCATCAGTTTTCGGCCTGAtcttgtagtctgtcagagctttaattccctgcctcatccgtctggtgtcacctgtgtcacaAAAGTGTCCATATATTTTGCACGATTTTAACGTcagaggggtaagttcaaaggacatGTAGGAATCACTAATGAAGCCCCATTGAAAAATAAAGCCGCCACTGTAGCTACGttgttgagtttgtgtctttcCATGCTG
Protein-coding regions in this window:
- the LOC132383648 gene encoding probable G-protein coupled receptor 139; protein product: MAAADLMVVIVVIFLERINYIYLFANFLLITPACSLLLVLSHASRVCSVWLTVAFTFDRCVAICCEKQRNRYCTKRTATVVVATVSAACCAEAIPFYFAVDRWSCVPVAEYYTSPLWKAYEIFDSITTPLLPICLILLFNISTVKRIIATNRVRQVLRNSSENRSDPELANRRKSMILLFALSVNFILLWMPYVVHSRNWQIENYSYTDRYLSKPTYILQQCGFMLSFLSTCTNTCIYGLTQRKFREELKNGVKYLFVATGEICK